From Cotesia glomerata isolate CgM1 linkage group LG2, MPM_Cglom_v2.3, whole genome shotgun sequence, a single genomic window includes:
- the LOC123258645 gene encoding uncharacterized protein LOC123258645: MSLFIFLNLLILIGTRVRTILISEACLSEGSYCLQGSECCSKKCEYLTENYFRTCILEQKEEYTSNIIQTTTSFSVEEPSFCLKYGQCEKDKDCCSKECVISQNGTEFNQCKEIHRRRKHQQS; the protein is encoded by the exons ATGtcactgtttatttttttaaatctgttAATTCTTATCGGAACACGCGTAAGAACGATACTGATAAGCGAAGCCTGCTTGAGCGAGGGGAGTTAC TGCTTGCAGGGGAGCGAATGTTGTTCGAAAAAATGTGaatatttaacagaaaattacTTTCGTACTTGTATTTTGGAACAAAAGGAAGAATACACCAGCAATATAATTCAAACTACGACTTCATTTAGCGTTGAAGAGCcatcattttgtttaaaatatggTCAG tGTGAGAAAGATAAAGATTGTTGTTCCAAAGAATGTGTCATATCACAAAATGGCACTGAGTTTAATCAATGCAAGGAAATTCATCGAAGGAGGAAACATCAACAATCTTGA